One Streptosporangium sp. NBC_01495 DNA window includes the following coding sequences:
- a CDS encoding TetR/AcrR family transcriptional regulator has protein sequence MTSSAPRGLQGAYLVGERASQDELRARLLDVASQLLVTIGPESLSMRRIATEAGCSTTVIYTMFGSKEGLAEALYLEGFERFRRRLEAVPSRKDALEHLIALGPVYREAALDEPGYYALMFERAIPGFVPSERARTLARAALNILDRVIADCISAGYIVPTQPRKIADAVWAAAQGAISLERAGHLRDSGTYETVTYAVISRYLVVDRH, from the coding sequence ATGACCTCCTCGGCGCCGCGCGGCCTTCAGGGTGCCTACCTGGTCGGTGAGCGGGCATCTCAGGACGAGCTTCGCGCCAGGCTGCTCGACGTCGCCAGCCAGTTGCTGGTCACCATCGGGCCGGAGAGCCTGTCGATGCGCCGCATCGCCACCGAGGCGGGCTGCTCGACGACCGTCATCTACACCATGTTCGGCAGCAAGGAGGGCCTGGCCGAGGCGCTGTACCTGGAAGGCTTCGAGCGTTTCCGGCGCCGCCTGGAGGCCGTCCCCTCGCGCAAGGACGCCCTGGAGCACCTCATCGCGCTGGGCCCCGTCTACCGGGAGGCCGCGCTGGACGAGCCCGGCTACTACGCCCTGATGTTCGAGCGCGCGATCCCCGGCTTCGTACCGAGCGAGCGGGCCAGAACCCTCGCCCGCGCGGCGCTGAACATCCTCGACCGGGTGATCGCCGACTGCATCTCGGCCGGATACATCGTCCCCACCCAGCCCAGGAAGATCGCCGACGCCGTGTGGGCCGCCGCCCAGGGCGCGATCAGCCTGGAACGTGCCGGGCACCTGCGCGACAGCGGCACCTACGAAACGGTCACCTACGCCGTCATCTCCCGCTACCTGGTGGTCGACCGCCACTGA
- a CDS encoding saccharopine dehydrogenase family protein, which yields MRILLVGAGGVGSAVVPIAARRDFFEHIVVADSQQDRAAAVVARIADPRFSAIGLDASDRPAVEAALAEHRCDVLFNAVDPRFTMSLFEAALNAGVRYLDMAMSLSRPHPRRPYELTGVKLGDEQFALSEAWRRKGGLALVGMGVEPGLADVFARYAAEHLFESIEEIGIRDGSNLVVDGYDFAPTFSIWTTIEECLNPPVIWENGDWHTTEPFSEPEMFDFPEGIGPVECVNVEHEEVLLVPRYIDAKRVTFKYGLGEEFIGVLKTLHKLGLDSAEKIKVGGVEASPRDMVAASLPDPATLGDRMRGKTCAGTWVKGVGKDGAPREVYLYHVVDNEWSMREYGCQAVVWQTAVHPVVALELLATGAWSGSGVLGPEAFDAVPFLELLNAYGSPWGMRDEIPRTLLSA from the coding sequence ATGAGAATCCTTCTTGTTGGAGCGGGCGGCGTCGGTTCCGCCGTCGTGCCGATCGCCGCACGCCGAGATTTCTTCGAACACATCGTGGTCGCCGACTCCCAACAGGACCGGGCCGCCGCCGTCGTGGCCAGGATCGCGGACCCGCGCTTCAGCGCCATCGGGCTGGACGCCTCCGACCGGCCGGCGGTCGAGGCCGCCCTCGCCGAGCACCGCTGCGACGTGCTCTTCAACGCGGTGGACCCCCGCTTCACCATGTCCCTGTTCGAGGCGGCGCTCAACGCCGGGGTCCGCTACCTCGACATGGCGATGTCGCTCTCGCGGCCCCACCCGCGCAGGCCGTACGAGCTGACCGGGGTGAAGCTCGGCGACGAGCAGTTCGCCCTGTCCGAGGCCTGGCGCCGGAAGGGCGGGCTGGCGCTGGTCGGGATGGGCGTGGAGCCGGGGCTGGCCGACGTGTTCGCGCGCTACGCCGCCGAGCACCTGTTCGAGAGCATCGAGGAGATCGGCATCCGCGACGGCTCCAACCTGGTGGTCGACGGCTACGACTTCGCGCCGACGTTCTCCATCTGGACGACCATCGAGGAGTGCCTCAACCCGCCGGTGATCTGGGAGAACGGCGACTGGCACACCACCGAGCCGTTCAGCGAGCCCGAGATGTTCGACTTCCCCGAGGGGATCGGGCCGGTCGAGTGCGTCAACGTCGAGCACGAGGAGGTGCTCCTCGTGCCCCGCTACATCGACGCCAAGCGGGTGACGTTCAAGTACGGCCTGGGGGAGGAGTTCATCGGGGTCCTGAAGACCCTGCACAAGCTCGGCCTGGACAGCGCGGAAAAGATCAAGGTGGGCGGCGTCGAGGCCTCGCCGCGCGACATGGTCGCGGCCAGCCTCCCCGACCCGGCCACGCTCGGCGACCGGATGCGGGGCAAGACCTGCGCCGGGACCTGGGTGAAGGGCGTGGGCAAGGACGGCGCGCCGCGCGAGGTCTACCTCTACCACGTGGTCGACAACGAGTGGTCGATGCGGGAGTACGGCTGCCAGGCCGTGGTCTGGCAGACGGCCGTGCACCCGGTGGTCGCCCTGGAGTTGCTGGCCACCGGCGCCTGGTCGGGCAGCGGGGTGCTCGGCCCCGAGGCGTTCGACGCGGTGCCCTTCCTGGAGCTGCTCAACGCCTACGGCTCGCCGTGGGGCATGCGCGACGAGATCCCCAGGACGCTCCTGTCCGCCTGA
- a CDS encoding PucR family transcriptional regulator yields the protein MAPRLSTVVRRLPLGLVVLAGREALDRPVRWVAVSELEDPTPFLEGGELVLTTGMRLDARNAAPYVGRLVARGVAGLGFGVGLGHETIPEALVEAAARAGLPLVEVPRDTPFVAIGKAVSELIAAEQYDELSRAFAAQGRLTRAALRPEGPRAVIDRLARELGGWAILLDEAGAVRHLAGKGAAAAVGDLGPELERLRRITSRGAPASVALSSPEEHVIVRPLGARRVRGFLAVGIGRSFTPVAHTVVNAAASLLTLAAEHGGEHLAAERRVRSAVLRLLLAGQVEAGCETLERLGERLDGEPLVAVACAGEPEVVLEAAGGEFAAADGDRVVLLVPASRAGAVATALGEHGPVGVGGPAGLGDLRAGLDQADRALAAARRGTARVVRFADLAGQGLLSLFDPGVAEAFSSALLAPLREYGSRADLLGSLRAYLDCNGHWDAAAQRLGVHRHTLRYRMRRVAELVGRDLEDPAVRAELWVALAVVR from the coding sequence GTGGCGCCGAGACTGAGCACCGTCGTACGACGGCTTCCGCTCGGACTCGTCGTCCTCGCCGGGCGGGAGGCGCTCGACCGGCCGGTGCGCTGGGTGGCGGTCAGCGAGCTGGAGGACCCCACCCCGTTCCTCGAGGGCGGCGAACTGGTCCTGACCACGGGCATGCGCCTGGACGCCCGCAACGCCGCCCCCTACGTCGGGCGCCTGGTCGCCAGGGGGGTCGCCGGGCTCGGGTTCGGTGTCGGGCTCGGGCACGAGACGATCCCCGAGGCGCTGGTCGAGGCCGCCGCGCGGGCCGGGCTGCCACTGGTCGAGGTGCCGCGCGACACCCCGTTCGTCGCCATCGGCAAGGCCGTCAGCGAGCTGATCGCCGCCGAGCAGTACGACGAGCTCAGCAGGGCCTTCGCCGCCCAGGGCCGCCTCACCCGCGCCGCGCTGCGCCCGGAGGGCCCCCGCGCGGTGATCGACCGCCTGGCCCGCGAGCTGGGCGGCTGGGCGATCCTGCTCGACGAGGCGGGGGCCGTACGGCACCTGGCGGGCAAGGGCGCCGCGGCTGCGGTCGGAGACCTCGGCCCCGAGCTGGAGCGGCTGAGAAGGATCACGAGCCGGGGCGCTCCCGCGAGCGTGGCCCTCTCCTCGCCCGAGGAGCACGTCATCGTGCGGCCGCTCGGGGCCCGCCGCGTCAGGGGATTCCTCGCCGTCGGCATCGGCCGGTCCTTCACCCCGGTCGCGCACACCGTGGTCAACGCCGCCGCGTCCCTGCTGACGCTCGCCGCCGAGCACGGCGGGGAGCACCTGGCCGCCGAGCGCCGGGTCCGCTCCGCGGTGCTGCGGCTGCTGCTGGCCGGGCAGGTGGAGGCCGGGTGCGAGACGCTGGAGCGGCTGGGGGAGCGGCTCGACGGCGAGCCGCTGGTGGCGGTCGCCTGCGCCGGGGAGCCGGAGGTGGTGCTGGAGGCCGCCGGGGGCGAGTTCGCGGCGGCCGACGGCGACCGGGTGGTCCTGCTGGTCCCGGCCTCGCGGGCCGGTGCCGTGGCCACGGCGCTCGGCGAGCACGGCCCCGTCGGGGTCGGTGGCCCGGCGGGTCTCGGTGATCTGCGCGCGGGGCTCGACCAGGCCGACCGGGCGCTCGCCGCGGCCAGGCGCGGCACCGCGCGGGTGGTGCGTTTCGCCGACCTGGCGGGCCAGGGACTGCTCTCCCTGTTCGACCCCGGCGTGGCGGAGGCGTTCTCCTCCGCGCTGCTCGCCCCGCTCAGGGAGTACGGCTCGCGCGCGGACCTGCTGGGGTCGCTGCGCGCCTACCTGGACTGCAACGGCCACTGGGACGCGGCGGCGCAGCGGCTCGGGGTGCACCGCCACACCCTGCGCTACCGCATGCGCCGGGTCGCGGAGCTGGTCGGCCGCGACCTTGAGGACCCCGCGGTCCGCGCCGAGCTCTGGGTCGCCCTGGCCGTCGTCAGGTGA
- the gabT gene encoding 4-aminobutyrate--2-oxoglutarate transaminase, which translates to MSTVTEGGPSLPQERRLVTEIPGPKSRELLVRKQAAVPPGIGTTLPVFVTHAGGGVVVDADGNSLIDFGSGIAVTGVGNSAPRVVERVSRQVADFTHTCFMITPYESYVRVAEKLNEITPGDHEKRTFLLNSGAEAVENAVKVARHATGRQAVVVFEHGYHGRTLLTMTLTAKNMPYKHGFGPFAPEVHRVPLAYPFRWPTGPENCAEEAAAQAIDQITKEIGAENVAAVVIEPISGEGGFIEPARGFLPRILEFCRDNGIVFVADEVQTGFSRTGHLFACEDEGIVPDIIVTAKGIAGGLPLAAVTGRAEILDRVHVGGLGGTYGGNPLACEAALGVMETIEADDLTGKARRIGETMLPRLRAMAERNPVIGDVRGRGAMIAIELVVPGTKEPHPTAAGEIARRCHAEGLVVLTAGTYGNVLRFLPPLVIPDHLLEEGLAILEKAMNEV; encoded by the coding sequence ATGAGCACCGTCACCGAGGGCGGCCCCTCGCTTCCGCAGGAGCGCCGCCTCGTCACCGAGATTCCCGGCCCGAAGTCCCGCGAGCTGCTCGTGCGCAAGCAGGCCGCCGTACCGCCGGGCATCGGCACCACGCTGCCCGTCTTCGTGACGCACGCCGGAGGCGGTGTCGTGGTCGACGCCGACGGCAACTCGCTGATCGACTTCGGGTCCGGCATCGCGGTGACCGGGGTCGGCAACTCCGCCCCGCGCGTCGTCGAGCGGGTGAGCAGGCAGGTCGCGGACTTCACCCACACCTGCTTCATGATCACGCCGTACGAGTCGTACGTGCGGGTCGCCGAGAAGCTCAACGAGATCACCCCCGGCGACCACGAGAAGCGCACCTTCCTGCTCAACAGCGGCGCCGAGGCCGTGGAGAACGCGGTCAAGGTCGCCCGCCACGCCACCGGCCGCCAGGCGGTCGTCGTCTTCGAGCACGGCTACCACGGCCGGACCCTGCTGACGATGACGCTGACCGCCAAGAACATGCCGTACAAGCATGGTTTCGGGCCGTTCGCCCCCGAGGTCCACCGGGTGCCGCTGGCCTACCCCTTCCGCTGGCCCACCGGCCCGGAGAACTGCGCCGAGGAGGCCGCCGCCCAGGCGATCGACCAGATCACCAAGGAGATCGGCGCCGAGAACGTCGCCGCCGTGGTGATCGAGCCGATCTCGGGCGAGGGCGGCTTCATCGAGCCCGCCAGGGGCTTCCTGCCGAGGATCCTGGAGTTCTGCCGCGACAACGGCATCGTCTTCGTCGCCGACGAGGTCCAGACCGGCTTCTCCCGCACCGGCCATCTGTTCGCCTGCGAGGACGAGGGCATCGTGCCCGACATCATCGTCACCGCCAAGGGCATCGCGGGCGGCCTGCCGCTGGCCGCTGTCACCGGCCGCGCCGAGATCCTCGACAGGGTCCACGTGGGTGGGCTGGGCGGCACCTACGGCGGCAACCCGCTCGCCTGCGAGGCCGCGCTGGGCGTGATGGAGACCATCGAGGCCGACGACCTGACCGGGAAGGCCCGCCGCATCGGCGAGACCATGCTTCCCCGGCTGCGCGCCATGGCGGAGCGGAACCCGGTGATCGGCGACGTGCGCGGCCGGGGCGCCATGATCGCCATCGAACTGGTCGTCCCCGGCACCAAGGAGCCGCACCCCACGGCGGCGGGCGAGATCGCCAGGAGGTGTCACGCCGAGGGCCTGGTCGTGCTGACCGCGGGCACCTACGGCAACGTGCTGCGCTTCCTGCCTCCACTGGTCATCCCCGACCATCTCCTGGAGGAGGGTCTCGCGATCCTGGAGAAGGCCATGAACGAGGTCTGA